GAAGTACAAGAACGTGCTCGATCTTCTGAGGCACCACCTCAATGGCTACGGTCACGACGCGCTGACTTCAACCGAACGCAAGGTGTTCGAAGACCATTTCAATGCCGAGGGGGAAGCCCATCGCGATTTCTGTCAGATCTTCGGTCCCGAGAAAATCCTCCCAAATCTGAGCATGTTTCTCAGCTACTTCATGGTCCGCAAAGTTATTGCAGGGCAGGATCTGTTGCGGGCTGCGGGAACGGTGACGAAGAAGCTGTCGCGCTGGCTGGGTGAGAAGGGGTACGTCTCTGTGGATGTTGCGTCGGAAGGTGCGGAAAAGGGCGCCGAGGCCGGTCGCGATCTTCCACGTGCCGAGCGCGCCGCAAGGATTCTGTATGAGGCGATGCAGAAGTCGGCCGTCGACCCGACCGAGTTGAGCGAGGAAGACTTCCTGGACTTCGATCACTTCACCATCTCCAAGCTCCGTACCGGTCAGCTGTGGCTGACGAATTTCGAAGGCGGCAAGGAACAAGCCCTCGGTCCCATCGCCGTACCTTCGAAGGCGACGGAACTGCTTCAAGAGGGCTGGGATGTGGGCTGTGCGCTCGGACGCGTCCGAGGCAAATGGCGCCTCGTCGAAGTGGGAAACATATATCCGGGGTGAGGCGCGTTTGACCACATCCGAAGAACAGCGCCTCTTCGAGAAGCTTAAGCGCATCGAAGCCCTCTTTGCCGGTACAACTTCCGTTGGGGAGCAGCAGGCCGCCGCCAGTGCTATGGATCGTATTCGTGAGCGCCTTCGGAACGTTCAGGAGACCGACCCGGCAATCGAGTTTCAGTTCGGTTTAAGGGACGTGTGGTCACGGCAACTGTTCATGGCTTTGCTTAGGCGGTATGGGATTCGTCCTTATCGTTATTCGAGGCAGCGGCAAACGACTGTCATGGCACGCGTGTCGCGATCCTTCGTCAATGAAACCCTGTGGCCGGAATTCAAGGAGATCGAAGCGACGTTGCGCGCGCACCTCCATGAGATCACTGAGCGGATTATTGGAACGGCTATCCATGGGGACTCGTCCGATGCAGAGGTCCGCCGGGAGCCCCTCGCCCTCGATGCGGGCGCTACATCCGCTGTCATGCAAAGCGAGCGTCCATGAGAAGAATTGGAGGAACCGATCTTGCGTCACTTCCTAATGTGACCCGGCACCCCGGGGTGAGTCGAAGCCGTGGGTAAACGTCCCGCTAAAAGGGACCTGGGTGTGACGTTTGAGGAGGCGTCACGAAACGGGACGCTTCTTCACTGCTACCAGATCCTCGGAAAGTATTACACGGTGGAGACAGCTCACACGGCGCCGGACGTCCAGACTGGTCAGTGTCCCGTCTGCGCTGACTTCAGCTGGACCGAACGAACAGAAAATCTCGGAGAGTGCGATCGTTGCGGATTCGCCGGGTAATCGGAAATCTGCCGCGTCAATGAAACAACCCAGGAGAAAACGTTTTTGAGAAGAGAGAAAGATCCAGGGGAGGTTCGTCCCAAACGTCGAGAACCATCGCTCCGAAGTGGTTCAGATAACCTGATTTTGGCTGAAGGTGTTCGAAATATTCCACGAAAAGCTCCTCATCTTGATTTGACACTTATACCAATAACGGTATATTCTTTATGGTGAAGCGTTGGGTTGTCGTCGCTGAAAAGCAGGTTGCTAAGCAGCTGAAGAAGTTGCCCAAGGAAATCGTCGAGATCTTGGACCAATTAAGACACGATCTCGAAGAGGAGGGTCCGACGCCGAAAGGGTGGATTACGAAGCACGTTCACGGGAAAAAAGGAGTCTATTCCACGAGATTGAAACGGGAATATCGGGTTCTATACGAGGTAAGCGAGCCCATTGTCATTTTGATCTCAGTCGCTCATCGAAGGGAGGTGTATTGAGAATGTCCAGGAATCAATTAGTCCAAATGATTATGAAACGACATCCGGAGTTGAAGGCGTTTTCATCGCGTCAGCTTCGGATTGTGAAAAGTGCGCTTGTAGAAGCCGCCTCAGTATCCTCGCGAGAGATATTGTCCAGTCAGGAGACGGATCGAGTCTTTCGTAGTGTGGTTCGTGATTCCGGAAAACCTTCGGCGGCGCTTCGAGCTTATCGTAAACGTAGCGAATTCACGCAAAAGGAGTTGTCGAAAAAATGTGGCATTCCACAGCCACATATTTCAGCGATGGAGGCAGGGGGAAGAGCCATTGGATTGAATGTAGCGAAGAAGTTGGCGTTAGCTCTTGGAATTGATTATAGAAAATTGATCTGATTCGGCGTCCCCGACGTATAGTCACATAGGGTACTCTCGGCTACGACTCGGGGACGCCAAATTCTAGTTGTCAGTCGGTCAGACGTGCGGCGCCGAAAATCGGAAACTCCAGTTGAGTTGAAGAGTGATAGTAGACACTTCGGACCTTGCGTCTTATAATTAGTTTTGACTAATAATTAGCTTTACGTTATATTCCGATCGTGAAGGTCAAGTTCTTCCTGACGAGTTCCGGCAGGAGTCCTGTGGAGGAATTCCTGAGGGAACAGTCGGAAGAGCTCAAGCGCGATTTTCTGGATGCGGTGAGCCTTCTTGCGGATGGCGCGGTCTTGACCATGCCGCTGAGCCGGAACTTGTCGAACATCTGTCGGGGGTTGCATGAACTCCGGCTCAAGGATCGCGCGGGACAGGTGAGGGTCTTTTATTTCATAAAGAAAGCGGAGGCGATCTACCTGTTGCACGCGTTTCGAAAGAAGCGACAGGATCTACCGAGAAGGGAAATCGAGGTCGCGATGAGAAGGAGTAAGGAGGTCTAACGTATGGCCTGGAAAGAAATGTCGATTGAGGAACTGGCCGATTCTCTGGGAGTGGATGTAGGGGAGGTCCGAGAGAAACAGCGTTTGATGGCGCTGATTGTGAGGATCCGGAAGGAGAGGGGACTCTCCCAGGCCAAGTTGGCTCAAAAGGTCGGTGTCACCCAGGGGCGTATCGCGCAGATCGAGTCCGGGGTCGGCACCTCCAGGGTCACCTTTGACGTGCTTCTGGGTATTCTTGGAGCGCTGGGCTACGACTATCGGATCGTGACGAAAAGGGCCGCCTGAGCGCGTATGGTCA
This genomic interval from Bdellovibrionota bacterium contains the following:
- a CDS encoding type II toxin-antitoxin system RelE/ParE family toxin — protein: MKRWVVVAEKQVAKQLKKLPKEIVEILDQLRHDLEEEGPTPKGWITKHVHGKKGVYSTRLKREYRVLYEVSEPIVILISVAHRREVY
- a CDS encoding helix-turn-helix transcriptional regulator, with protein sequence MIMKRHPELKAFSSRQLRIVKSALVEAASVSSREILSSQETDRVFRSVVRDSGKPSAALRAYRKRSEFTQKELSKKCGIPQPHISAMEAGGRAIGLNVAKKLALALGIDYRKLI
- a CDS encoding type II toxin-antitoxin system RelE/ParE family toxin; translation: MKVKFFLTSSGRSPVEEFLREQSEELKRDFLDAVSLLADGAVLTMPLSRNLSNICRGLHELRLKDRAGQVRVFYFIKKAEAIYLLHAFRKKRQDLPRREIEVAMRRSKEV
- a CDS encoding helix-turn-helix domain-containing protein; the protein is MAWKEMSIEELADSLGVDVGEVREKQRLMALIVRIRKERGLSQAKLAQKVGVTQGRIAQIESGVGTSRVTFDVLLGILGALGYDYRIVTKRAA